The following proteins are co-located in the Solanum pennellii chromosome 1, SPENNV200 genome:
- the LOC107020969 gene encoding uncharacterized protein LOC107020969: protein MSNLSKLEFVALDISGKNYLSWVLDAEIHLAAKGLDATITQGNEASSQDKAKAMIFLRHHLDEGLKIEYLTVKDPLELWTDLKGRYDHLKATVLPRARYEWMHLRFQDFKTVIEYNSAVFRITSQLKLCGETIKDEDMLEKTLTTFHASNVILQQQYREKGFQKYSELISCLLVAEQHNALLMKNHEARPTGAAPLPEANVVEARDQSEVKRDDHRGYNNARGRGKDKRRYTNRQGGGHNKRENNMSSQNNPSKSNCRRCGMKGHWKNECRTHEHFVRLYQNSFKKKGNKSGASSSNARAESHMTLKDDDKPGTSQKYDKDIEANLALKDDVFDGLGDITHMEVDDFFGDRN, encoded by the coding sequence atgtCGAATTTATCCAAACTTGAGTTTGTGGCATTAGATATTTCTGGAAAGAATTATCTTTCATGGGTACTCGATGCTGAGATTCACTTGGCTGCTAAAGGTCTTGATGCCACTATTACTCAGGGAAATGAAGCATCGAGTCAAGATAAGGCGAAGGCTATGATTTTCCTTCGTCATCATCTTGATGAGGGCCTGAAGATTGAATATCTGACGGTAAAAGATCCACTTGAGTTGTGGACTGATTTAAAGGGGAGATATGACCACCTAAAGGCAACAGTGTTGCCAAGAGCTCGTTATGAGTGGATGCATTTACGGTTTCAAGATTTTAAGACCGTAATTGAATACAACTCTGCTGTATTCAGGATAACCTCCCAGTTAAAATTATGTGGGGAGACTATAAAAGATGAGGACATGTTGGAAAAGACACTTACTACTTTCCATGCCTCAAATGTGATATTGCAGCAGCAATATCGTGAAAAGGGTTTTCAGAAATATTCTGAACTAATCTCATGTCTTTTGGTGGCTGAGCAACATAATgctcttttaatgaaaaatcatgaagctCGTCCCACTGGAGCTGCTCCATTACCGGAGGCAAATGTGGTGGAAGCACGTGATCAATCTGAAGTAAAAAGAGATGATCATCGGGGATATAATAATGCACGGGGACGTGGCAAAGATAAAAGACGATACACTAATCGTCAAGGTGGTGGTCATAATAAAAGGGAGAACAACATGAGTTCTCAAAATAACCCCTCAAAAAGTAATTGTCGTCGTTGTGGCATGAAAGGCCATTGGAAGAATGAATGTCGCACACATGAGCATTTTGTAAGGCTCTATCAAAATTCCtttaaaaagaaaggaaataaaagtggtGCTTCCTCTTCCAATGCTCGAGCTGAGTCACATATGACTCTTAAAGATGATGATAAGCCGGGAACATCTCAGAAATATGATAAGGATATTGAAGCAAATTTGGCTTTAAAGGATGATGTTTTTGATGGCCTTGGTGACATTACTCATATGGAAGTTGATGACTTCTTTGGAGATCGAAACTGA